One window from the genome of Pseudomonas sp. L5B5 encodes:
- the iscU gene encoding Fe-S cluster assembly scaffold IscU — protein sequence MAYSEKVIDHYENPRNVGKMNAEDPDVGTGMVGAPACGDVMRLQIKVNEQGIIEDAKFKTYGCGSAIASSSLATEWMKGKTLDEAETIKNTQLAEELALPPVKIHCSVLAEDAIKAAVRDYKQKKGLI from the coding sequence ATGGCTTACAGCGAAAAGGTCATCGACCACTACGAGAACCCGCGTAACGTCGGCAAGATGAACGCGGAAGATCCGGATGTCGGCACCGGCATGGTCGGTGCTCCTGCCTGTGGCGACGTGATGCGCCTGCAGATCAAGGTCAACGAGCAGGGCATCATCGAAGATGCCAAGTTCAAGACCTACGGCTGCGGCTCGGCCATTGCTTCCAGTTCCCTGGCCACTGAGTGGATGAAGGGCAAGACTCTGGACGAAGCCGAGACCATCAAGAACACCCAGCTGGCTGAAGAGCTGGCTCTGCCTCCAGTGAAGATTCACTGCTCTGTACTCGCCGAAGACGCCATCAAGGCTGCCGTGCGCGACTACAAGCAGAAGAAAGGCCTGATCTGA
- the iscA gene encoding iron-sulfur cluster assembly protein IscA: MAISMTEAAAQHVRRSLNGRGKGDGIRLGVRTTGCSGLAYVLEFVDEIGEDDQVFESHGEKVIIDPKSLTYLDGTELDFVKEGLNEGFKFNNPNVRGECGCGESFNI, from the coding sequence ATGGCTATCAGCATGACAGAAGCGGCTGCTCAACACGTGCGACGCTCCCTCAATGGGCGCGGCAAGGGTGATGGGATTCGTCTGGGTGTTCGCACCACGGGCTGTTCCGGCCTTGCCTACGTGCTGGAGTTCGTCGATGAGATAGGTGAGGACGATCAGGTGTTCGAGAGTCACGGCGAGAAGGTGATCATCGACCCCAAGAGCCTCACCTATCTGGACGGCACCGAGCTTGATTTCGTCAAGGAAGGGTTGAACGAGGGCTTCAAGTTCAACAACCCGAACGTGCGCGGTGAGTGTGGCTGCGGCGAAAGCTTCAATATCTGA
- the hscB gene encoding co-chaperone HscB has protein sequence MGTPCHFALFELQPSFRLDLEQLAARYRELARGVHPDRFADASEREQRLALEQSASLNEAYQTLKSPPKRARYLLALNGGELPLEVTVHDPEFLLQQMQWREELEDLQDSADLPGVAAFKRRLKIAQDELNESFAACWDDAAQREQAERLMRRMQFLDKLTYEVRQLEERLDD, from the coding sequence GTGGGTACTCCTTGTCATTTCGCATTATTTGAGCTGCAACCGAGTTTCCGCCTGGATCTCGAGCAGCTGGCCGCGCGCTACCGAGAGTTGGCGCGTGGGGTTCATCCAGACCGTTTTGCCGATGCTTCCGAGCGCGAGCAGCGCCTGGCCCTGGAGCAGTCGGCAAGCCTCAACGAGGCCTACCAGACCCTCAAGAGTCCACCCAAGCGCGCTCGTTACCTGCTGGCCTTGAATGGCGGTGAGTTGCCGTTGGAAGTCACGGTGCATGATCCGGAGTTTCTTCTGCAGCAGATGCAATGGCGCGAAGAGCTCGAAGACTTGCAGGACAGTGCCGACCTTCCCGGTGTGGCAGCGTTCAAGCGTCGGCTCAAGATCGCCCAGGATGAACTGAACGAAAGCTTCGCAGCCTGTTGGGATGATGCAGCGCAGCGCGAGCAGGCCGAACGCCTGATGCGGCGCATGCAGTTCCTCGACAAGCTCACCTACGAAGTGCGCCAGCTAGAAGAGCGCCTCGACGATTAA
- the hscA gene encoding Fe-S protein assembly chaperone HscA, producing the protein MALLQIAEPGQSPQPHQRRLAVGIDLGTTNSLVAALRSGLSEPLADAQGQVILPSAVRYHADRVEVGESARLAAPTDPLNTVLSVKRLMGRGLSDVKQLGEQLPYRFVGGESHMPFIETIQGPKSPVEVSAEVLKVLRQRAEATLGGELVGAVITVPAYFDDAQRQATKDAAKLAGLNVLRLLNEPTAAAVAYGLDQHAEGVVAIYDLGGGTFDISILRLTGGVFEVLATGGDTALGGDDFDHAVAGWIIEGAGLSADLDPGTQRNLLQTACAAKEALTHAASVEVVYGDWRAALTRETFDALIEPMVARSLKACRRAVRDSNVELEEVQAVVMVGGSTRVPRVREAVAEMFARQPLTEIDPDQVVAIGAAIQADTLAGNKREGGELLLLDVIPLSLGLETMGGLMEKVIPRNTTIPVARAQDFTTYKDGQTAMMVHVLQGERELISDCRSLARFELRGIPPMVAGAAKIRVTFQVDADGLLSVSARELGSGVEASIQVKPSYGLTDGEIAKMLKDSFQYAGDDKVARVLREQQVDAQRLIEAVQGALDADGERLLDAEERMVIELQMQELSELMRGTDGYAIEQQTKRLSQVTDAFAARRLDSTVKAALAGRNLNEIEE; encoded by the coding sequence ATGGCCCTACTGCAGATCGCTGAACCCGGCCAAAGTCCTCAACCGCACCAGCGTCGTCTGGCTGTGGGTATCGACTTGGGTACTACCAATTCGCTGGTCGCTGCCTTGCGCAGCGGCCTTTCCGAGCCGCTGGCGGATGCGCAGGGGCAGGTCATTCTGCCGTCTGCGGTGCGTTATCACGCCGATCGCGTCGAAGTGGGCGAGTCTGCCCGCCTGGCGGCTCCCACTGATCCCTTGAATACCGTGCTTTCGGTCAAGCGCTTGATGGGACGCGGCCTGTCCGACGTCAAGCAGCTGGGTGAGCAATTGCCCTATCGCTTCGTCGGAGGTGAGTCGCACATGCCGTTCATCGAGACCATCCAAGGGCCGAAAAGCCCGGTGGAAGTCTCGGCTGAAGTGCTCAAGGTGCTGCGTCAGCGTGCTGAAGCGACACTGGGTGGCGAGCTGGTAGGTGCGGTGATCACGGTTCCCGCCTATTTCGACGATGCCCAGCGCCAAGCCACCAAGGATGCTGCCAAGCTGGCCGGCCTGAATGTGTTGCGCCTGCTTAACGAGCCGACCGCTGCAGCCGTGGCCTACGGTCTGGACCAGCACGCCGAAGGTGTGGTGGCAATCTACGATCTGGGTGGCGGTACTTTCGATATTTCCATTTTGCGCCTGACTGGCGGTGTCTTCGAAGTGCTGGCCACTGGCGGTGATACCGCGCTGGGCGGCGATGACTTCGATCATGCCGTTGCCGGCTGGATCATCGAGGGGGCGGGCTTGTCCGCCGATCTGGATCCGGGCACTCAGCGCAATCTGTTGCAAACCGCTTGCGCGGCCAAGGAAGCCCTGACCCACGCCGCTTCGGTGGAAGTGGTATACGGCGATTGGCGCGCAGCACTGACCCGCGAAACCTTCGACGCTCTGATCGAGCCCATGGTGGCGCGCAGCCTCAAGGCCTGTCGCCGAGCCGTGCGTGACTCCAATGTCGAGCTGGAAGAAGTGCAGGCCGTGGTCATGGTCGGTGGTTCGACCCGTGTGCCACGAGTGCGTGAAGCGGTCGCCGAGATGTTCGCTCGCCAGCCGCTGACCGAGATCGATCCGGACCAGGTGGTGGCCATTGGGGCTGCGATCCAGGCCGATACCCTGGCCGGCAACAAGCGCGAAGGCGGCGAGTTGCTGCTGCTGGATGTCATTCCGCTGTCCCTGGGGCTGGAAACCATGGGCGGGCTGATGGAAAAGGTGATTCCGCGCAACACGACCATTCCGGTTGCCCGTGCCCAGGATTTCACCACCTACAAGGATGGCCAGACGGCCATGATGGTTCATGTGCTGCAGGGTGAGCGCGAGCTGATCAGCGATTGCCGTTCCCTCGCACGCTTCGAATTGCGTGGTATCCCGCCGATGGTGGCCGGTGCGGCGAAGATCCGCGTGACCTTCCAGGTCGATGCCGATGGCCTGCTCAGTGTTTCTGCGCGGGAGTTGGGTTCGGGCGTCGAAGCTAGCATCCAGGTCAAGCCGTCCTACGGTCTGACCGATGGCGAGATCGCCAAGATGCTCAAGGACTCCTTCCAGTACGCCGGCGACGACAAGGTAGCCCGCGTGCTGCGCGAGCAGCAGGTTGATGCCCAACGTCTGATCGAGGCTGTGCAAGGGGCTCTGGACGCCGATGGTGAGCGTCTGCTGGATGCCGAGGAGCGCATGGTCATCGAATTGCAGATGCAGGAACTGAGTGAATTGATGCGTGGCACCGATGGTTACGCCATCGAGCAGCAGACCAAACGTCTGTCGCAAGTGACCGACGCCTTTGCTGCCCGCCGCCTGGATTCGACGGTGAAAGCCGCTCTGGCGGGGCGCAACCTGAATGAAATCGAGGAATAA
- the fdx gene encoding ISC system 2Fe-2S type ferredoxin, with protein sequence MPQIIFLPHAVFCPDGLVVEVEPGVSVLDVAHDNHIEIESACGGVCACTTCHCIIREGFDSLNEADELEEDLLDKAWGLEAQSRLSCQAIVGDEDLTVEIPKYSLNHAAEAPH encoded by the coding sequence ATGCCGCAGATCATTTTTCTGCCACACGCCGTGTTCTGTCCGGACGGCTTGGTTGTAGAGGTCGAGCCTGGTGTTTCGGTGCTCGACGTTGCCCATGACAACCACATCGAGATCGAAAGCGCCTGTGGCGGCGTCTGTGCCTGCACCACCTGCCATTGCATCATTCGTGAGGGCTTCGACTCGCTGAACGAGGCCGATGAGCTGGAAGAGGACCTGCTGGACAAGGCCTGGGGCCTGGAAGCCCAGTCGCGCCTGTCGTGCCAGGCTATCGTCGGCGATGAAGACCTGACCGTTGAAATTCCCAAGTACTCGCTCAACCATGCCGCCGAAGCGCCGCACTGA
- the iscX gene encoding Fe-S cluster assembly protein IscX: MSLKWVDVLEIAIQLADSKPDVDPRYVNFVDLHKWVLALPEFSDDPARGGEKVLEAIQAAWIDETD, encoded by the coding sequence ATGAGTCTGAAGTGGGTTGATGTACTGGAGATCGCGATCCAGCTGGCTGATTCCAAGCCGGATGTGGATCCGCGTTATGTGAACTTTGTCGATCTGCACAAGTGGGTTCTGGCATTGCCGGAGTTCAGTGACGATCCGGCTCGCGGAGGCGAGAAGGTTCTTGAAGCAATTCAGGCCGCCTGGATCGACGAAACTGACTGA
- the ndk gene encoding nucleoside-diphosphate kinase, which translates to MAVQRTFSIIKPDAVAKNVIGKIVSRFEEAGLRVVASKMKQLSKAEAEGFYAEHSERGFFGELVAFMTSGPVVVQVLEGENAIARNRELMGATNPKEAAAGTIRADFAESIDANAVHGSDSEAAAAREIAYFFAATEVTTR; encoded by the coding sequence ATGGCTGTTCAACGTACTTTCTCCATCATCAAGCCTGACGCTGTTGCAAAAAACGTTATCGGCAAGATCGTTTCCCGTTTTGAAGAAGCCGGCCTGCGCGTTGTAGCTTCGAAAATGAAGCAACTGTCCAAGGCCGAAGCCGAAGGCTTCTACGCTGAGCACAGCGAGCGCGGCTTCTTTGGCGAACTGGTTGCCTTCATGACCTCCGGTCCGGTTGTCGTTCAGGTTCTGGAAGGCGAAAACGCCATTGCTCGCAACCGTGAGCTGATGGGCGCTACCAACCCTAAAGAAGCTGCTGCCGGCACCATCCGCGCCGACTTCGCCGAGTCCATCGACGCCAACGCCGTTCACGGTTCGGACTCCGAAGCTGCCGCTGCTCGCGAAATCGCTTACTTCTTCGCAGCTACCGAGGTAACCACTCGCTGA